The Parashewanella spongiae genome has a window encoding:
- a CDS encoding serine/threonine-protein kinase has translation MASPEVFLSKQAFSSIDEASISQLHETKKATVSIKIGTFSNEKYLITIENNKLLGQYIGFFHDGKKLQLGDVVGKDSSDQKCYNFLLSLATHPSLSSDIAVTSISSQNVTVEEQILLLERAPNNVGKQVLNTLSDSEPQNKITVIQSALQQLSSQKAADILSQMDHEMRTRLLVTPYWNKLKRTKIIACLPVEQVKVVITEQPEFAKTLLSLESDNSVWQDIPENLQQQLAKLISQQNFPFTFEVFPRVPPNIAVKIASNFNIVELAKILIKTEKTVAAVVFQQLITNAQFQQIKEESSKPNDIDDWCVVESNTLGITPEFDSNTSKFNELELLLREFLIFDCDLNTTVFSPESKELLNYLDDQNLYWLVKQARGRSKLPLITLYFDKILKPPQIIKTTEIKKIIAIIDSNNHDFIDLVLCRLLPIQVIHLIRTLPERVACKMFSPLNSLKVFDECLIPAVIGEIDDDLLQQLREFTCSHHLELITIIMLGFKLKSCSLITATMSPCKQAELCKSMLAVLNVDGTTFQEYYDKCQKHLPCKMLATLIESGGDKHFNFNTLLTSHLLNPDIKNEIANCLNDRFWRQKFFEATEHNEQLMAQFLRLSLVKKKAISQLFTFSNWLEIAQELTDKDLLDFTDFEHPQKLSYWQTKYKDPTELEHIIRTVPSTEWSALLSHFTDYQLAAALFSLTIEIQAQFITAISTHSKATNILTILFFLSEGKTLELIHILFVKPAAIAEKLITLLWQIKTADQKGNSTLKKEIAYLLGELQDANKKAIIIQRNYKAHSTKLEEAKPMFRHINTPIGFVKLTNRGSTPGVEPIEYYYDKDKVFPPMRLPFHRLKKDEFAKLSGGFKKASAIDSQYISFDAEDTQESVQTDTSAMCGPVETDRNEIFKSKLKKVKAALGIKSWAQCSIQPGLQGIVVRKGKITAVFGGDDIINYREQLSPFMSLNYRVFNQFCYDMAKLHENHIFFRDIKPCNFLYKETVTNSKGRRYKLDSPQLSIIDLDDLFTGEPEDVSKECGTLNYSTKVLIELKCSGNPKILKSCDDYAAILTILDTSGDETVNLCLCPADYEDGANDTDYEDGANDTYEHGILDQENTDEYTKASIRTVLKRIIKENYLESVQQFLTDPVKNPLTASLHEIIDWTN, from the coding sequence ATGGCTTCTCCTGAAGTATTTTTATCTAAACAGGCTTTCTCTAGTATTGATGAAGCTTCAATATCTCAATTACATGAAACAAAAAAAGCCACAGTGAGTATAAAAATTGGCACTTTTTCAAATGAAAAATACCTCATTACAATAGAAAATAATAAATTATTAGGTCAATATATTGGTTTTTTTCATGATGGAAAAAAATTGCAATTAGGCGATGTCGTAGGAAAGGACAGTTCAGACCAAAAATGCTATAACTTTTTACTTTCCCTCGCGACTCACCCTAGTCTTTCTTCAGATATAGCTGTAACAAGTATTTCTTCTCAAAACGTAACCGTTGAAGAACAAATTTTACTCTTAGAAAGAGCCCCAAATAATGTAGGAAAGCAAGTTCTAAACACCCTTAGTGATTCTGAGCCGCAAAACAAAATTACAGTTATCCAATCTGCTTTACAACAATTATCGTCACAAAAAGCCGCTGACATTTTATCCCAAATGGATCATGAAATGAGAACAAGGCTACTTGTAACGCCATATTGGAATAAACTTAAAAGAACAAAAATAATCGCTTGCTTACCTGTTGAACAAGTCAAAGTAGTAATCACTGAACAACCAGAATTCGCAAAAACGTTACTCTCTCTTGAATCTGATAATTCAGTTTGGCAGGATATCCCTGAAAATTTGCAACAACAATTAGCTAAATTAATTTCTCAACAGAATTTTCCCTTTACTTTTGAAGTTTTTCCTAGAGTTCCACCCAATATTGCTGTGAAAATTGCTTCTAATTTTAATATAGTAGAATTAGCTAAGATATTAATAAAAACTGAAAAAACAGTTGCCGCGGTGGTATTTCAGCAATTAATTACCAATGCTCAATTTCAACAAATCAAAGAGGAATCAAGTAAGCCCAACGATATAGATGACTGGTGTGTAGTTGAATCTAACACCCTTGGCATAACACCTGAGTTTGATTCAAATACATCAAAATTTAATGAACTTGAACTTTTGCTTCGAGAGTTTCTGATATTTGATTGTGACTTGAACACGACTGTATTCAGCCCTGAATCGAAAGAGTTACTAAATTATTTAGATGATCAAAACTTGTATTGGTTAGTCAAGCAAGCAAGAGGGAGATCGAAATTACCGCTCATCACCCTATACTTTGATAAAATACTAAAACCTCCACAAATAATAAAAACGACAGAAATAAAAAAGATAATCGCTATTATAGATAGTAACAATCATGACTTTATTGATCTCGTTTTATGTCGGCTATTACCAATTCAAGTGATACATTTAATCAGAACTCTTCCTGAAAGAGTCGCATGCAAAATGTTTTCCCCTTTAAACTCACTTAAGGTCTTTGATGAATGTTTAATTCCAGCCGTAATTGGTGAAATAGATGATGACTTATTACAACAATTAAGAGAATTTACTTGCTCCCACCATTTAGAGCTCATCACAATAATAATGCTTGGGTTTAAATTAAAAAGCTGCTCACTAATTACAGCCACCATGTCCCCTTGTAAACAAGCTGAGCTTTGTAAATCCATGCTAGCAGTATTGAACGTTGATGGAACAACTTTTCAAGAATACTACGATAAGTGCCAAAAACATTTACCGTGTAAAATGTTGGCCACATTAATCGAAAGTGGTGGTGATAAGCATTTCAACTTTAATACCTTGCTAACGTCTCATTTGCTCAACCCTGACATCAAAAATGAAATAGCAAATTGTTTAAACGACCGATTTTGGAGACAAAAATTTTTTGAAGCGACGGAACATAATGAACAATTAATGGCCCAATTTTTAAGACTATCTTTAGTCAAGAAAAAAGCTATATCACAATTGTTTACATTTTCGAATTGGCTTGAAATTGCACAAGAACTAACAGATAAAGATTTATTAGATTTTACTGATTTCGAGCATCCTCAAAAACTCAGTTATTGGCAAACAAAGTACAAAGACCCCACTGAATTAGAACATATTATTCGAACCGTACCTAGCACTGAATGGTCTGCTTTACTATCTCATTTTACTGATTATCAACTTGCAGCAGCGTTGTTTTCACTAACAATAGAGATTCAGGCTCAATTCATTACAGCAATTTCGACTCACTCTAAAGCCACTAATATTTTAACCATTTTATTTTTCTTGTCAGAAGGTAAAACATTAGAGCTAATTCATATTCTTTTTGTTAAACCCGCTGCAATTGCAGAGAAATTAATAACTTTGTTATGGCAAATCAAAACAGCAGATCAAAAAGGTAATAGTACATTAAAAAAAGAAATTGCATATCTATTAGGTGAGTTACAAGATGCTAATAAGAAAGCAATTATTATTCAGCGTAACTACAAAGCACATAGCACAAAGCTAGAAGAAGCAAAACCAATGTTTCGCCATATAAATACTCCGATTGGCTTTGTTAAATTAACAAATAGAGGTTCTACACCAGGTGTAGAACCCATTGAATATTATTATGATAAAGATAAAGTGTTTCCACCAATGAGACTTCCTTTTCACCGATTAAAAAAAGATGAATTTGCTAAGTTATCTGGCGGTTTTAAAAAGGCAAGCGCAATAGACTCCCAATATATCAGTTTTGATGCTGAAGATACCCAAGAGTCGGTTCAAACAGACACAAGCGCAATGTGTGGTCCAGTAGAAACAGATCGGAATGAGATTTTTAAAAGTAAGCTCAAAAAAGTAAAAGCTGCACTCGGAATAAAGTCTTGGGCACAGTGTTCTATACAACCAGGACTACAAGGCATTGTAGTCAGAAAAGGAAAGATAACGGCTGTATTTGGAGGTGATGACATTATTAATTACAGAGAACAATTATCCCCTTTTATGTCATTAAACTACCGAGTCTTCAACCAATTTTGTTATGACATGGCTAAATTACATGAAAACCATATATTTTTTAGAGACATAAAGCCTTGTAATTTTCTTTATAAAGAAACTGTCACCAACTCCAAAGGAAGAAGATATAAATTAGACTCACCTCAATTATCCATAATCGATCTCGATGATTTATTTACAGGAGAACCTGAAGATGTTAGCAAAGAATGCGGCACCCTCAATTATTCCACAAAAGTATTAATCGAGTTAAAATGCAGTGGAAACCCTAAAATTTTAAAATCTTGTGATGATTACGCTGCAATACTCACAATACTTGATACCTCAGGAGATGAAACGGTCAATTTATGCCTATGCCCAGCAGATTATGAAGATGGTGCTAACGATACAGATTATGAAGATGGTGCTAACGATACATATGAACACGGCATTTTAGATCAAGAAAATACTGACGAATACACCAAAGCATCAATCCGTACGGTACTTAAAAGAATTATAAAAGAAAATTATTTGGAAAGCGTACAACAATTTCTTACCGATCCAGTAAAGAACCCTTTAACAGCCTCGTTACATGAAATTATCGACTGGACTAACTAG
- a CDS encoding acyl-CoA dehydrogenase family protein codes for MTSENIKQAANSECVLSVSPPLLNLYSSDSILQKWVNEFKQAFSINELASLGDVYGKDLYESGEDANRSTPEFHSHDRFGRRIDKVVYHPAYHQFMQCAIQAQMPSLPWVESKSGAHVIRTAMQYMHMQVEAGSACPLTMTFASVAAIKHSPVIAQLWIPKILSAEYDYRDIPYFDKKGLTIGMAMTEKQGGSDVRANSTHALAISSEGNGEAYELTGHKWFCSAPMCDAFLVLAQTEQGLSCFLLPRWRPDGSKNQFHIQRLKNKLGNRSNASSEVEFNKALAWMIGEPGKGLKCIMEMVALTRFDCMVGSSALMRASLAQALLFTHERKTFGVQLQKHPLMQNVLADLAIESEAAIAFSMRVANAFDNSDSESEKLFIRIATAIGKYWICKRAPHFVYEAMECLGGIGYVEDNYIARMYREAPVNAIWEGSGNIQCLDFMRTVVKEKESLTALVNELGKGKNKYIEYDHHLTDLLKQLKSIGNKEFSLRVLIDKIAVATQASILIQYGDPLIAKAFCQSRLVPTATVNFGTLGGDIDASAIIKRAMPSL; via the coding sequence ATGACTTCAGAAAATATTAAGCAAGCAGCAAACAGTGAGTGTGTGTTGAGTGTGTCACCTCCGCTTCTAAACCTTTATAGCAGTGATTCTATTCTACAAAAGTGGGTTAATGAATTTAAGCAGGCCTTTTCTATCAATGAATTAGCATCGCTAGGTGATGTGTACGGTAAAGATTTGTATGAATCGGGGGAAGATGCAAATCGCTCAACACCTGAGTTTCATTCCCATGACCGATTTGGCCGACGTATTGATAAAGTGGTATATCACCCTGCTTATCATCAGTTTATGCAATGCGCTATCCAAGCTCAAATGCCTTCATTGCCATGGGTTGAATCTAAATCTGGTGCACACGTTATTAGAACAGCAATGCAGTATATGCATATGCAAGTTGAAGCAGGTTCAGCTTGTCCACTCACAATGACTTTTGCTTCAGTTGCAGCGATTAAACATTCTCCGGTGATAGCTCAATTATGGATACCCAAAATACTGTCAGCTGAATATGATTATCGGGACATTCCCTATTTTGATAAAAAAGGCTTAACAATTGGAATGGCCATGACTGAAAAGCAGGGTGGTTCGGATGTGCGAGCTAATTCGACTCATGCTTTAGCTATTAGCAGTGAAGGAAATGGTGAGGCATACGAACTAACAGGACATAAATGGTTTTGCTCTGCACCAATGTGTGATGCTTTTCTCGTTCTAGCTCAAACAGAACAGGGATTATCATGTTTTTTATTACCTAGATGGCGTCCTGATGGCAGTAAAAACCAATTTCATATTCAAAGATTAAAAAATAAATTAGGTAATAGATCTAATGCCTCTTCTGAAGTTGAGTTTAATAAAGCGTTGGCTTGGATGATTGGTGAGCCCGGAAAAGGGCTGAAGTGTATTATGGAAATGGTAGCTTTAACTCGTTTTGATTGTATGGTTGGCTCTTCCGCTCTTATGCGCGCGTCACTCGCTCAAGCATTGTTATTTACTCATGAAAGAAAAACTTTTGGTGTTCAGCTTCAAAAACACCCTTTAATGCAAAATGTTTTAGCTGATCTTGCAATTGAATCGGAAGCTGCGATTGCATTTTCCATGAGAGTGGCGAATGCTTTTGATAATTCTGATTCAGAGTCAGAAAAATTATTTATTCGAATCGCAACTGCTATTGGCAAGTACTGGATATGTAAAAGAGCTCCGCATTTTGTTTACGAAGCGATGGAATGCTTAGGAGGCATTGGATATGTGGAGGATAACTATATTGCAAGAATGTACCGAGAAGCGCCAGTAAATGCAATTTGGGAAGGTTCAGGAAATATCCAATGTTTAGATTTTATGAGAACGGTAGTAAAAGAAAAGGAGTCTCTTACTGCTCTCGTAAATGAGTTGGGCAAAGGTAAAAATAAATATATTGAATATGATCATCATTTAACCGATTTACTCAAGCAGCTTAAATCTATAGGTAATAAAGAATTTAGCCTCAGAGTGTTGATTGATAAAATTGCAGTTGCAACTCAAGCATCAATTTTAATTCAATATGGCGATCCGCTTATTGCTAAAGCCTTTTGTCAATCACGACTTGTGCCTACTGCGACGGTAAATTTTGGTACACTAGGAGGAGATATAGATGCGAGCGCAATTATAAAGCGTGCAATGCCAAGTTTATGA
- a CDS encoding pyridoxamine 5'-phosphate oxidase family protein — MGKVFESMTQQQMEFIEKQQMFFVATAATEGTVNLSPKGMDSLRIIDSNTIAWLNVTGSGNETSAHVQQNPRMTVMFCAFEGAPLILRLYGQARMLHQADGDWGKYKDLFPSLPGTRQIYLLDIDKTQSSCGMGVPLYDFVAQRDSLNRSHEKKGQKGVEAYWTKANQKSLDGFPTSIVELSGLTVEE; from the coding sequence ATGGGGAAAGTATTTGAATCGATGACACAGCAACAAATGGAGTTCATTGAGAAACAACAAATGTTTTTTGTCGCTACCGCCGCGACAGAAGGAACGGTAAATTTATCGCCTAAGGGAATGGATTCCCTCAGAATTATCGATAGTAATACCATTGCTTGGTTAAATGTCACTGGTAGCGGAAATGAAACATCGGCTCATGTTCAGCAAAACCCTAGAATGACCGTGATGTTTTGTGCATTTGAAGGTGCGCCACTTATTTTGCGCCTTTATGGACAAGCCCGTATGCTGCATCAGGCAGACGGTGATTGGGGAAAATATAAAGATCTTTTTCCTTCGTTACCAGGCACTCGTCAGATTTATCTTTTAGATATAGATAAAACTCAATCGTCTTGTGGGATGGGAGTACCACTATATGATTTTGTTGCTCAAAGGGACTCGCTTAACCGCTCTCACGAAAAGAAAGGCCAAAAAGGTGTTGAAGCTTATTGGACAAAAGCGAATCAAAAAAGTTTAGATGGCTTTCCTACTTCTATTGTAGAGCTTTCAGGTCTCACAGTAGAAGAATAA
- a CDS encoding periplasmic nitrate reductase, NapE protein — MSATSSDEKKLEFKIFIFLTVFLAPLLSVILVGGLGFAIWISQILTGPPGPG; from the coding sequence ATGAGTGCCACTTCGAGCGATGAAAAAAAGTTAGAGTTCAAAATTTTCATTTTTCTAACTGTGTTTTTAGCACCGCTACTGTCTGTAATATTAGTAGGAGGGTTGGGTTTTGCGATATGGATCAGTCAAATCTTAACAGGCCCTCCAGGTCCTGGCTAA
- a CDS encoding chaperone NapD, with product MSKELHVTSLVVQVIPEKMSTVREAIMAMENAELSVNDEVKLVVVIEGTSKRGLMEDVDAVGNLPGVLSSSMVYHQCEELEEGEI from the coding sequence ATGAGCAAAGAACTTCACGTGACCAGCCTGGTTGTCCAAGTTATTCCTGAAAAAATGTCTACCGTGCGTGAGGCCATTATGGCCATGGAAAATGCTGAGCTGTCGGTAAATGATGAGGTTAAATTGGTAGTGGTGATTGAAGGTACCAGCAAGCGCGGTTTAATGGAAGATGTCGATGCTGTGGGTAATTTACCCGGTGTACTTTCATCATCTATGGTCTATCACCAATGTGAAGAGCTCGAAGAGGGCGAAATATGA
- the napA gene encoding nitrate reductase catalytic subunit NapA, with the protein MNRREFMKANAAIAAASAAGLSLPATASNLITSSEQTKLDWNKAPCRFCGTGCSVMVGTKNGKVVATNGDPDSEVNKGLNCVKGYFLSKIMYGKDRLTKPLLRMTNGKYDKHGDFTPISWDSAFDIMADKWKETIKKKGPTAIGMFGSGQWTVWEGYAASKLMKAGFGSNNIDPNARHCMASAVGGFMRTFGIDEPMGCYNDMEEADRFVLWGSNMAEMHPILWTRVTDRRLSAPHVRVGVLSTYKHRSFDLADLPMVFTPQGDLAVLNFIANYICQNDAVNWDFVKKHTNFRKGNTDIGYGLRPTHPVQKKAKNADKAGGSQPIDYEAFKKFVSEYTVEKASEISGVPEDKLIELAKWYADPNLKITSFWTMGANQHTRGVWCNNLLYNIHLLTGKIATPGNSPFSLTGQPSACGTAREVGTFAHRLPADMVVKNPKHRAIAEKIWKIPAGIIPPKPGFHAVLQSRKLKDGEMNCYWTQVTNNMQAGPNINEEILPGWRNPENFIVVSDPYPTVSTQAADLILPTAMWVEKEGAYGNAERRTQFWHQMVKAPGESKSDLWQTMEFSKRFTTDEVWPKDVLAANPEFKGKTLFEVLYQNGQVNKFPMSDMDEKFENHESEDFGFYVQKGLFEEYATFGRGHAHDLAPFDTYHEVHGLRWPVVDGKETLWRFREGSDPYVTPGKGFEFYGKPDGRAVIWALPYEPAAESPDEEYDLWLCTGRVIEHWHTGSMTQRVPELYKAFPNAVCFIHPEDAKKRGLRRGDEMIVRSRRGEIRTRVETRGRNKPPVGLVYVPFFDASQLINKVTLDATDPLSKQTDFKKCAVKVIKA; encoded by the coding sequence ATGAATAGACGTGAGTTTATGAAGGCAAATGCAGCGATAGCTGCAGCCAGTGCTGCCGGTTTATCGTTGCCAGCAACAGCAAGCAACCTCATAACCAGTTCAGAGCAAACAAAGCTTGATTGGAACAAAGCGCCATGCCGTTTTTGTGGAACGGGTTGTTCTGTGATGGTGGGAACCAAAAACGGTAAAGTGGTAGCAACGAATGGTGATCCAGATAGCGAAGTAAACAAAGGTCTTAACTGTGTTAAGGGTTACTTCCTATCTAAAATTATGTACGGAAAAGATCGTCTGACTAAGCCATTGCTACGTATGACAAACGGAAAATACGATAAGCATGGTGATTTCACCCCAATTTCGTGGGACAGCGCCTTCGACATCATGGCTGATAAATGGAAAGAGACCATTAAGAAAAAAGGTCCAACAGCGATTGGTATGTTCGGCTCTGGTCAATGGACAGTTTGGGAAGGTTACGCTGCAAGTAAGTTAATGAAAGCAGGATTTGGTTCTAATAATATTGACCCTAATGCTCGCCATTGTATGGCATCTGCGGTAGGTGGCTTCATGCGTACTTTTGGTATCGATGAGCCGATGGGTTGTTACAACGATATGGAAGAAGCTGACCGTTTCGTGCTTTGGGGTTCGAACATGGCAGAGATGCATCCTATCTTATGGACTCGTGTAACTGATCGTCGTCTGAGTGCGCCGCATGTACGTGTTGGTGTGCTATCTACGTATAAACATCGCTCATTTGATTTAGCTGATTTACCAATGGTATTTACACCACAAGGTGATTTAGCAGTACTTAACTTTATTGCCAACTACATCTGTCAAAACGATGCCGTGAATTGGGATTTTGTTAAAAAACACACTAATTTCCGTAAAGGTAATACGGATATTGGTTACGGCTTACGTCCAACGCATCCTGTACAGAAAAAAGCTAAGAATGCCGATAAAGCTGGTGGTTCACAACCAATTGACTACGAAGCATTTAAGAAGTTTGTTTCTGAGTACACGGTAGAAAAAGCCAGTGAAATTTCTGGTGTTCCAGAAGATAAACTTATCGAGCTAGCTAAGTGGTACGCCGACCCTAACTTGAAGATTACTTCATTCTGGACAATGGGTGCTAATCAGCATACTCGTGGTGTTTGGTGTAATAACTTACTCTATAACATCCACTTATTAACAGGTAAAATTGCGACACCGGGTAACAGCCCATTCTCACTGACGGGGCAGCCCTCAGCGTGTGGTACTGCTCGTGAAGTGGGTACATTTGCTCACCGTCTGCCTGCAGATATGGTGGTTAAAAACCCTAAGCATCGTGCAATTGCTGAAAAAATTTGGAAAATTCCAGCTGGCATTATCCCACCGAAACCAGGTTTCCACGCGGTATTGCAAAGCCGTAAATTGAAAGATGGTGAGATGAACTGCTATTGGACTCAAGTTACCAACAATATGCAAGCAGGGCCTAACATCAATGAAGAAATTCTTCCAGGTTGGCGTAACCCTGAAAACTTTATTGTGGTTTCGGATCCATACCCAACAGTTTCTACTCAAGCGGCTGACTTGATCCTTCCAACAGCAATGTGGGTTGAGAAAGAAGGGGCTTACGGTAACGCTGAGCGACGTACTCAGTTTTGGCATCAAATGGTTAAAGCGCCAGGCGAATCAAAATCTGACTTATGGCAAACCATGGAGTTCTCAAAGCGTTTCACTACTGATGAAGTTTGGCCAAAAGATGTATTAGCAGCGAATCCTGAATTTAAAGGAAAAACACTGTTTGAAGTGCTTTATCAAAACGGTCAAGTAAATAAGTTTCCAATGTCTGATATGGACGAGAAGTTCGAAAATCATGAGTCAGAAGACTTTGGTTTCTACGTTCAAAAAGGTCTATTTGAAGAATATGCTACATTCGGACGCGGCCATGCCCATGATTTAGCGCCATTTGATACTTATCACGAAGTTCACGGTTTACGTTGGCCTGTCGTTGACGGCAAAGAGACTTTATGGCGTTTCCGCGAAGGTTCAGATCCATATGTAACACCGGGTAAAGGTTTCGAGTTTTATGGTAAACCTGATGGTCGCGCTGTTATTTGGGCACTACCTTACGAGCCAGCAGCAGAATCACCTGACGAAGAATACGATTTATGGCTATGTACAGGTCGTGTTATTGAACACTGGCATACAGGCTCTATGACCCAACGCGTTCCTGAGCTTTACAAAGCGTTCCCGAATGCAGTTTGTTTCATTCACCCTGAAGATGCGAAGAAAAGAGGTTTACGCCGTGGCGATGAAATGATAGTTCGCTCTCGTCGTGGTGAAATTCGCACTCGAGTTGAAACACGTGGTCGTAATAAACCACCTGTAGGTCTGGTTTATGTACCATTTTTTGACGCCAGTCAGCTAATCAACAAGGTAACGCTTGATGCAACGGATCCACTTTCTAAGCAGACTGATTTTAAGAAGTGTGCTGTAAAAGTGATAAAAGCATAG
- a CDS encoding nitrate reductase cytochrome c-type subunit: protein MKSIKNNMLRVIVLFTLACSAVTVAAKNETVPADDVATLRLHPIDIEPTPPALKNEVDHEGTYGRAYPTQAPMIPHKANKYQMNLKVNQCLSCHDRSRIKESKAPMVSVTHFMTRDNEVLAQVSPRRYFCTQCHVPQDNAKPLVENIFIDVDKLLEADAAKKGR from the coding sequence ATGAAATCAATAAAAAATAATATGTTGAGAGTGATTGTACTTTTCACATTAGCTTGCTCTGCAGTTACAGTTGCCGCTAAAAATGAAACAGTACCAGCCGATGATGTAGCAACTTTAAGGCTGCATCCAATTGATATTGAACCTACGCCGCCAGCATTAAAAAATGAGGTCGATCATGAGGGTACTTATGGTAGGGCTTACCCTACTCAAGCACCAATGATTCCGCATAAGGCGAATAAATATCAGATGAACCTAAAAGTCAATCAGTGTTTAAGCTGTCATGATCGCTCTCGTATTAAAGAATCGAAAGCGCCAATGGTGAGTGTTACGCACTTTATGACTAGAGATAATGAGGTTTTAGCGCAAGTATCGCCACGTCGATATTTCTGTACCCAATGTCATGTTCCACAAGATAATGCGAAGCCATTGGTTGAGAATATATTTATTGATGTTGATAAGTTGCTAGAAGCCGATGCAGCTAAAAAAGGCCGCTAA
- a CDS encoding cytochrome c3 family protein gives MLDKIKKIWCILAKPSVHYSLGFLTVGGFIAGIIFWGGFNTALEATNTETFCISCHEMENNVYQELQTTIHFTNRSGVRATCPDCHVPHEWTDKIARKMQASKEVWGKIFGTINTREKFEGKRRELAEHEWARLKANDSLECRNCHNFDYMDFTRQAPRAAKAHSTSLASGEKTCIDCHKGIAHHLPDMTGVEGY, from the coding sequence ATGTTGGATAAGATTAAAAAAATCTGGTGCATCTTAGCTAAACCTAGTGTTCATTATAGCTTAGGTTTCCTGACAGTCGGCGGTTTTATTGCTGGTATAATCTTCTGGGGTGGTTTTAATACCGCATTAGAAGCAACTAATACAGAAACATTCTGTATTAGTTGTCATGAAATGGAAAACAACGTCTATCAAGAGTTACAGACAACGATTCATTTCACTAACCGCAGTGGTGTTCGTGCAACTTGCCCTGATTGTCATGTTCCTCATGAATGGACGGATAAGATTGCTCGTAAGATGCAGGCTTCTAAAGAAGTTTGGGGCAAAATATTTGGCACCATTAATACTCGTGAAAAGTTTGAAGGAAAACGTCGTGAACTAGCTGAGCACGAATGGGCGAGGTTAAAAGCGAATGACTCATTAGAATGTCGTAATTGTCATAACTTCGACTATATGGATTTTACGAGACAAGCACCGCGAGCAGCCAAAGCTCACTCAACATCACTTGCAAGTGGAGAAAAAACTTGTATAGATTGCCATAAAGGTATTGCTCACCACTTACCTGATATGACAGGTGTTGAAGGGTATTAG
- the rrtA gene encoding rhombosortase, giving the protein MRKIVLKTLTDYFKNTLSFGLSISFLSVSLYLLGLMTSQVDSLLSYQRLDIQSGDFWQLITGNLLHTNHWHLIMNLAGLWVILSLHDMHYSTKSLWLLFAGLCLLEGLGLYLFYPALLGYVGLSGVLHGLFAFGAVADIKRKMTSGWLLFIGVIAKVSYEQVYGASADVTTMIGARVATESHLVGAISGLILSMSIIIFQPRNIS; this is encoded by the coding sequence ATGAGAAAAATCGTGCTAAAAACATTAACTGATTACTTTAAAAACACTTTATCATTCGGACTGAGTATTAGTTTTCTCTCAGTTTCATTATATCTACTTGGCTTAATGACAAGCCAAGTAGATAGTTTGTTGTCCTATCAGCGATTAGACATTCAATCAGGTGATTTCTGGCAACTTATTACAGGCAACCTCCTTCACACAAATCATTGGCACCTTATCATGAACCTAGCTGGTTTGTGGGTCATTTTGTCTCTCCATGATATGCATTACTCCACTAAAAGCTTATGGCTATTATTTGCTGGTTTGTGTTTACTGGAAGGTTTAGGGCTGTATCTCTTTTACCCTGCATTACTGGGTTATGTTGGCTTGTCCGGTGTTCTACATGGGTTGTTTGCTTTTGGTGCGGTAGCCGATATAAAAAGGAAGATGACTTCTGGTTGGCTATTATTTATCGGTGTTATTGCAAAAGTAAGCTACGAACAAGTTTATGGTGCAAGCGCTGATGTTACAACAATGATAGGAGCTCGAGTTGCAACAGAGTCACACTTGGTTGGTGCCATTTCAGGACTGATCCTCTCTATGTCAATCATTATCTTTCAACCTAGAAACATCAGTTGA